In Microbacterium terrisoli, the genomic stretch CCTCGACAGCACGGCTGAGGGTGTGTCGGGGTCGTTCATCGAAGACGGGTCGGTCGATGCGGTCCGAGCGGCGGTGCAGGGCTTTCGTGGGGACTGGGACCCGGATGCGATCCGTCGTCACGCCGCGCAGTTCTCCCCGGCGTCCTTTGTTCAGAAGCTCAGGGACCTGGCCGAGCGCACTCGCCTGCAGAAGCTCTCGAGGTCGGTGCTGCAAGCCGCGGCGTGAGCGTCGGCGTCGCTCATTCCCGGGCTGGGCGAGTGCCGTGCAGGCTCTCGTAGATGTCATCGACGAAGGAGTCGATCGCGTCGGCGCCGGTTTCGGGCCCGCCGGCGAGTAGCCCGTCGATGCCGAAGAGGATCGCAGTCGGCGTACGCAGTCCGTCGGTGAGCGAGTCGCCGACGTAGTGGTTCGGGTCATGGACGGTCTGGGGCTCGTTCGACGAGGCCAAGATCGTGTCGTTCGGCTCTTCCATCACCAGAAACCGCACATCGACCTCGGGCAGCAGGGCGCGGTAGTCGTCCACGTGCGTGATCACGTGCTGACATGATGCGCAGAAGGCCTGCACCGCCAGCAACAACAGCGGGCGTTCCTGTGTGAGGTGCCGCAGAGTCGTCGTCGTGCCATCGCCGAGCGTGACGGGAACGGCGGGAGTGCGACTGCGTACATAGTCGAGTTCATTGTCCGAGGTGCCGAGTGCTTCGCTGGCGGTGGCTCCCGCCGACGGCGCGACAGCTGCCGCATCCTCTGTTCCACGGAGTACGACCACGAACACCGTCACGGCGGCGACCGCGAGGGCGAGCAGCCAGAGCCAGGATCCCCCCGCGGCGATCACCGCGCCGCCCCACAGCGGATTGGCCCAGATCGTCAGGGCTGTTCCGGTCGCGAGGGCGGTGAGCCAGCCGTTGCGCACGACCGTCCAGCCGGTGACGGGCGCAGGCTCCCCGAAGCACGCGCACGACGCATCGGGTGTGCGGCGCAGGGTGCGCACGATCAGCACGGTGTAGGTGCCCATGAGCACGACGGCGATCACCGCCGCGATGAGGCCCAACGCGCCCCCGAGCAATGCCAGGGCGATGCCCAACACGATCTCGCCCCACGGATGCAGCTGCAGCAGCCAGCGACGCTGCAGCGCGGTCGGCACGCCGAGGTCGCGCCATCCACGCAGATCATCGGGGTGTCGCAGCTTCGCTACGCCACTGGCGATCAGCACGACGGCCATGACGAGCGGCAGGCTGATGCTGAGGGCGACGGGCATGAGGCGAGTTTATCGGCGGGCGCCGACACGACGGACGACCTCGGCATACACATCGGCGTGCGCGCGTGTCACCTCGATGTCGGTGAGGAGTCCCGGTGTGTTCCGAGCCCCTTCTCCGAGCCGTGCAAGCAACGGCAGGTCGTCGGAGAGTCTGCGCAGCGCCGCCGCCAGCGCGGCCTCGTCACGGGGCTGCACGCGCAGCCCGTTCACACCGTCGTGCACCCACTCCCTCGGCCCGCCCTCGTCGGCCACGACCGCGGGCACCCCGGCCGCAAGGTATTGCAGCACGTTCTGTCCCAGAGGCTCGGGACGACGGGATGCCTGTACCCCGACATCCCACGTCGCAAGCAGCGCATCGACATCTGAGACATGCCCCGGAAGTGACACGCGCTCGCCGACCCCGAGGCGCACAGCGTGCGTGCGCAGTTCATCGACGTAGTCGTCGTGGCCGAACGGCGCACCGCCGGCGAGCTCGAGCGTCGCGTCACCGTCGGCGAACGCGGCCGCGAACGCCTCGATGAGCAGATCCTGCCCCTTCCACGGGTCGATGCGAGCGAGCATGCCGATCCGCAGTGCGGACGCCGGATGTCGGTGGGCGGGGGAGCGGTGCAGGCCCGACGCGCTGGGGATCACCCTGGTGACCGCGTCCGAGCGCAGGTAAGGCATGGCAGCGGCAAGCGTGTATGCCGAGTTGGCGATCACGCCGTCCGCCCTCGGCAGCACGAGGCGGGTCATCAGGGCGTGGCCGGCCCCTCCCAGCGCCGTCGTGTCGATGATGTCGCGCAGGTGCACGACGAACGGCACCCGGCTGGTCCGCGCCGCCAGCGCACCGTAAGCGGCTGCTCGCGACGTGTTGGCGTCGATGACGTCGGCCGAGCGGAACTCGCCGCGCAGGCGGGTCGCCGCGGCCTGTGCGAGCAGTGACGCCCCGAGAGCGGCAAGGGTGCGTGTGCCGCCGCTGCTCACCCCCGCGCGCTGCGCGACCCCGTAACGGCGCACGGGCACTGTGCCCACGGCGCCGGTGAACACGTCCTCGTCGGCTGTCGGCGGCAGCAGCAGCACGGCCGACCACTCCGGGCCGGAGCGGAACATGCGGGCCAGGGCGTACTCGGCACCGCCGGCGCTGGCTGTGTGGTCGAGGTGCGCGACACGCAGCGGGCGCACCGCGCGGCCGGTCACCGCGGCCGGCCCGCGCCGCTCGGCGGTGCCACCGACTCGCGCTTCGGCTCGCCCAGCGCCCCGGGATCGTTCGCCGCCCGGTCGTACGCGTCGCGATCGGCCGGCGGCATTCCGAGCAGCGCTGCCGCCAGTGCCGTCAGGGCGGGGATCTCTTCTCGGGCCATCTGCAGATACGCATCTTCGTCGCGTCCGTGTGGGTCGATGATGTCACCGGCGGGCCGACGCACGTGAGAAAGGTGGGCGACCAGGTCTCTGAGTCCGGCGACCGAGTAGACGGGCTCGTGAGCGGGAATGAGCTCTGCCGCTGCGCCGGCCTCACGCATCGTGTATGTGCGCTTGAGCGCGGCCGGCACGCGCTGCAGCACCGATGATCGTTGCCGTGTGCTCGCGGTGAGCACCAGATCGGCCGTCGAGATCATCGCGTCGGTGAGCTGTTGGGAGACGTGCGCCGATCCGTCCGCGCCCAGCGCGCGCGCCATCGACTGCACGCGCGAACCCATCGGAGCACCCACCACAGCCTGCAATCCGGCACTCGAGACCTCGACGTGGGTCGAGACCGAGCCCGGCAGGTACCATTGCGCCCAACGCCGCAGCATCGTCTCGGCGAGCGGACTGCGGTGCACGTTGCCTTCGCAGACCGTGACGATCCGAAAGCGGTCGGTCATGGCATCCCTCCACGCGCGTCGCGGTTGCGTTCGCCCCGAAGAAGACAGCGAGGCTGCGAACCCGACAGAATAGGTGCAGGGGCGAGTCTATCGGGGGTGTGCGTGCGGGTGCTGAGGATCTCCCACAGCGCCACCGTGGGCGCGTGGCGGGGACGCGAGCGCGCATTGCGCGCACGCGGAGTGGACCTGACGCTGCTCACTGCCCGGCGATGGCACGCGGGCGGCGTCCCGGTGACGCTGCAGACGAGACCCGGTGACGACGCGGTGCCCGTGACGACCTGGGGGCGGCATCCTGCCCTTTTCGTGTACGCCCCTCGGCCGCTGTGGCAGGCGCTGAAGCGCGAGTGGGATGTCATCGACATCCACGAAGAGCCGTTTGCGCTGGCAACGGCCGAAGTGCTTCTGCTGCGCGCACTGCGCCGCAACCGCGCGCCCGTCGTGCTCTACACCGCGCAGAACATCGCCAAGCGCTATCCGATCCCGTTCCGCTGGATGGAGCGGTTCGCGCTGCGTCGCGCACGCGGTGTCTCGGCATGCAATGAGCAGGCGGCGCAGATCGTCGTCGACAAGGGGTTCGCGGGTCGGCCGCGCGTGATCCCGCTCGGGATCGACGCCCACGAGTTCGCCCCGAGCACGCACGCTGTGGACCCCGCGCAGATCGTCGTGGGCTTCGTCGGCCGGCTCGTTCCTGAGAAGGGCATCGAGGTGCTGCTGCGCGCCGCGGCCGGCGACGCCCGGTTGCGGCTGCGGATCGCTGGGGCCGGTCCCTTGGCCGAGAACCTGCCGACTCGTGCAGCCGGACTCGGCATCGCCGACCGGGTGCAACTCGTCGGAGCCGTCGCGCCCGACCGCGTTCCAGAGTTCTACCGCACGATGGACGTGCTGGCCGTCCCATCCCAGAGCACGCCGTCCTGGACCGAGCAGTTCGGCCGGGTCGCGATCGAGGCGATGGCGACGGGCGTCCCGGTCGTTTCGAGCGACGCCGGCGCACTGCCCGACGTCGTGGGCGGCGCGGGCATCGTCGTCCCCGAGGGTGATGTGTCCGCGCTGCAGGCGGCCCTGATTGAGGCCGCGGGCGCTCGCCGCGAGGACCTGGTGCAGGCAGGTTTCGCGCGGGCCGCCGAATGCACGTGGGATGCCGTGGCCGACGACTACCTGGAGCTCTACCGTTCGGTCACGCACACCGCTTCTTCGTCGCCACCCCGCCTCGAGGTGGTCGTCGTCGCCTATGGCGCCCCCGACATGCTGCGCCGGGCCCTCGAACCGGTGAGGGCGCTCCCGGTCACCGTGGTCGACAACTCGTCGCTGCCCGCGATCGCGGCGCTGTGCGCCGAGCTGAGTGTGCGCTACATCGATCCCGGGCGCAACGGCGGGTTCGCCTCAGGCGTGAATGTCGCACTCGCCGACCGTCTCGTGCCGGACGGCGACGTGCTGCTGCTCAACCCCGATGCCGTGGTGTCGGTCGGCGACATCATGTCGCTGCAGCGGGGACTGCACGCGGCGGGTGACCTCGCCACGGTGGGTGCGGTGCAAGTCGACGAGTCGGGTAGGCGTGCGCGGGTAGGCTGGCCGTTCCCGTCGCCGGGCAACGCATGGCTCCAGGCGGTGGGTCTCGGGCGCCTGCAGCGCGGTGCGCGGTTCGTCATCGGGTCGGTGCTGCTGGTGCGGGGGACCGCCCTGGCGCAGGTCGGCGACTTCGATGAGCGCTTCTTCCTCTATGCCGAAGAGACCGACTGGGCCTTTCGCGCGCATCGGCTGGGCTGGCGGCACGCCGTGGTGCCCGATGCGCGCGCTGTGCACGCCGGCGCCGGCACGAGCACCGACCCGCGTCGACGCGAGGTGCACTTCCATGCATCGCAGGAGCGGTATTACCGCAAGCATTTCGGGGGGGTGGGCTGGACGGTGGCGCGCATGGCGGCGTGGTCGGGGGCGGTGGTGCGCGGGATGCTGCTGCCGGGCGATCGTGGACGTGAGGCATGGCGGCGCGCGGCGCTGTATGCCCGCGGCCCTGTCCGGGTCGAGGCGCGGCTGAAGGCAGGGCCGGCAGGCCGCGCGTCGCAGGGGGAGGTCGGCTGATGCACATCGTGCAGATCTGTCCGGTCATCGGCCAGGGCACGGGAATCGCCGGCGTCGCCTGGAATCTGGAGCGCGAGTTCCGGCAGATGGGTCATACCGTCGACTCCTTCACGATGGATTCGGCCCGCAGACGTCCGCGTCGACCGTGGCCGAAGCATCCGATGCTGCGCGCGTTCGCGCTGTTCCGGCAGACCGTCTGGTTCAGCACCGTCGGCACGGTGCGAGCGCGACGCTTTCTGGCGCAGAGGCCGGGTGCCGTCTCGATCTGCCACAACAACGTGCTCGCCGGCGACGTCTATGTGGATCACGGCATTGTCGGTATGCCGAAACGACTCGCGGGCCGCAGTCTGTGGCGGATGCTGATCAACCCGACTTTTCCGTTCGTTTACCTCCGCGAGTCCATCCGGTACCGTAGCTGCGCGCACCACGTCGTGGTGGCTGTCTCGACGACGGAAGCGCAGATTCTGCGGCGCACCTTTCGGCGGGTGCGTCCGCCTGTCGAGGTGATTGCCAATGGCGTGGACCTTGACCGGTTCCACCCGCCCGGGCTTGCCGAGCGTGAAGACGCACGGAGGCAGTTCCATCTCGATGACGACGACCGCGTCGTGCTGTTCGTCGGACATGACTTCGCAGGCAAAGGGCTGGATGTCGCGATCGATGCGCTGCGCTCGGCGACCACCGTTTTGTTGCTGGTAGCGGGTGGGAACCAGCAGTCGATTGAGGCCGGGCGACGGCGTGCTGAAGCGGCGGGCGTTGCCCCCAGAGTGTTGTTCATGGGGCCGCGAAGCGATCTTCCGCTCTTTTTCGCGGCAGCCGATATCTTCGTTCTCCCGAGCGTCTATGAAGCCCATGGGCTGGTCATTCTCGAGGCGCTCGCCTCGGGTGTGCCCGTCGTCGCCACTCGAGTCGGCTGCGCTCCCGATGTCGTCGTCGACGGTGGGAACGGTTACCTCGTGGACCGAGATGCGACCCAGCTGGGGAGTCGTCTTGAGCAACTTGCCGCAGCTGACCTGAGCCGCATGCGCGAGCGTGCGCGCGCGAGCGCCGAAGCGCACAGCTGGCGCACGAGCGCTGAGCGCTACATCACGCTGTTCGAGACTCTGCAGCCCGCGCTGCGGCTGCCAGCGGGTGATCCGACGCGCAGTGCGAGGCGGACGAAGGGGCGATCCGCACGGTGACCCCGCTCAGCATCCTGCACGCCATACGCTCGGACCGGTTCGCCGGCGTCGAGCAGCTCGTTCTGCGCCTGGCCGTCGCGCAAGCTGCGGCCGGTCATCGCGTTCGGGTCGTTGGCGGGGCCTCTGAGCGCATGGCTGATCCGCTGCGCGCGGCAGGCGTCGTCTACGTGCCCGCGTCGCATACCCGGCATGTGGTGGCTGCCTTGCGGCGTTGGGCCGGCACCGCCGATGTCGTCAACACGCACATGACGGCCGCTGACGTCGCCGCCGTGTTCGCGTTCTTCGGTCGCGCGCGTCCCGCGGTCGCCTCGACCCGTCACTTCGCTCAGCGTCGCGGCCGTCTCCGCGCGTTGCCGCTGGACCCAGTCGTGCGCCGCGTGGTCGACGTCGAGATTGCAGTCAGCCATGCAGTGGCCGCGGCGGTCGGCGTGCCCAGCACCGTGGTGCATTCCGGTATCGCACCGGTACCGTTCGCCGACCCTGGCTCGCGTCGGCGCGTCGTGTTGATAGCGCAACGCTTGCAGCCCGAGAAGCAGACATTGCTGGCGGTGGATGCTTTCGCGCGATCGGGCCTCGTCAGCGACGGCTGGTGTCTCGAGGTTGCAGGTGACGGAGCCGACTATGCCGCCGTGGCCTCCGGCGTCGAGCGCCTCGGTGATGCCGGCCGTATGCTCGGTTTTCGTGACGATGTGCCCGAGCTCATGGCGTGCGCCGGCATCCTGCTCGCGCCCACGCCGAATGAGGCATTGGGTCTGAGTGTGATCGAGGCCATGGCGTGCGGACTGCCTGTCGTTGCGGCTGGAGCAGCGGGACACCTCGACGTGATGGCCGGCCTCGACCCGCGTGCGCTGTTCGCGCCCGGTGACGCTGCAGGGGCGGCGCGGGCGCTGCGCGCGTTGGCCGACGATCCCGAGGGCCGCCGGCGGCTCGGGACGGCTGAACGCGAGCGACAGCAGCGTGACTTCTCGCTGGATCAGCAGGTTGCGGGAACGGATGCCGCATACCGCGCGGCGATCACGCGCCATCGGGCGGGGGACATTCATGACTGATCTCGTCGTGATCTCACTCGAGGCATGGGACGGCGTGTGGCGGCGCAATCAGCACCTTGTCTCACGGCTGCTGGACGCCGACCCGCACTTGCGCGTGCTGTTCGTGGAGCCGGTGGCCGATCCGCTGCACGATGTGCGTTCGGGGCGCCATCCGCGATTCGGGCGGGGAGTGCGAGAGCGTGCGGATGTACAACCGCGCCTGTGGACACTGCAGCCGCTGAAGCTCCTGCCGCGTCGGGTGGATCTGTGGGCTGACAAGCGGTTCGCGCGTACTGTCGCGCGAGCAGCGCGGCGTATCGGCATGGCCCGGCCCGTGTTGTGGGTCAATGATCCGGGAGCCGCTGAGACGTCACGTGTCACAGGCTGGCCGACGCTGTATGACATCACCGATGACTGGGCAGTCGCCGATCGCGGTGCGCGTCAGCAGCAGCGGGTGGTCGCGGGCGAGCGGTATCTCTTGCATCACGCAACGGACGTGGTCGCTTGTTCGGCCGAACTCGTGGCCAGAAAATCTCCGAGTCGACCGCAGGGATCGCCTCCGATCGAACTCATCCCGAACGGAGTCGATGTCGCCGCCTACCGACGGCCGAGTTCACGCCCCGAAGACCTGCCGCCGGGGAAGACAGCGGTGTACGTCGGCACGCTGCACTCCGATCGACTTGACGTCGACCTCTGCGTGAAGACGGCCCAGGCGCTGGGCGCTGAGGTCTCGATCGTACTCGTGGGGCCGAATCTGCTCGGGGATGCCGCGACCGGCCGACTGCGCGATGCCGGTGTGGTCCTGCTGGGGGCGAAGCCGCACGAGCAAGTGCCGCCCTATCTGCAGCACGCCGACGCTCTGATCGTGCCCCACCTGGTGAACGAGTTCACTGACAGCCTTGACCCCATAAAGCTATACGAGTACCAGGCTGCGGGGCGGCCCGTGGTTGCTACTGCGGTGGCCGGCTTTCGCGGCGCGGATCAGGTCGCCATCGCAGCGGGCGACGAGTTCGCATGGACGACGTTGAGAGCGTCATCGGGACATGCCGGCGTCCCCGATCGACTTCTTCCGGAAGCCCCGGACTGGTCGTTGCGCGCTCGGGCCTTTCATACTCGGCTCGTGCGTCTCTGGGCCGAAGCGACCTAGGAGGGGCCGCGGAGCAGCTCAGCCCGACGCAGCCCCTTCTACGATGTGGCAGCACTCAGCTCAGTCTGGATCTAGACATTCCATGTTGCGCCGGCAATGCACATCTGCTGCGCCTCAGTGAAGGTGTTCTCCGAGCACGAACCGCCGACCTTGGTTCCGTCGCCCGTGATCGGGTTCAACCCGCTGGCAGTCGCGGTGGCGTTGCCGGTCTGGCCGCTCACCGTGAAGGAGACCACGAGCGAGCCGTTCTGACTGTTGGGGTTGAGCGACGAGACCAACGCGAGGTTGCTCAAAGTGGTGTTCGGTCCGACATTGATCGGCAGTGCGACCAACGTGCAGGTGTTGAGATCGAGTACCGCGAGGCTTCCGAGCGAGCTTCCATCGAGTGTTCCGCTCAAGTTGCTGATTGAGACGGAATTGTCGGTCGTGTTCGAGATCCTGAGCTGGAACGCGTAGCCCTTGTAGACGCCCGAACCGTTACCGGGCGTCTTGCAGCCTGCCCCGGTCAACTGGACGATGCCATTGCTCGCAGCGAATGCTGGTGCAGCCGACGCCACGGCGATGACGGGCACCGCCCAGGCCATCGCCTTCGTGACGGTGCGGCGGCTGATGCCCTTTGGCTCAGTGGTGCCGAAATCTTCGAGATCGCTCATGCGTACTCCCCAGATGAACGTAGTGCTGTGGACGGTGGTGTTCGACCGATCGGGGTGAACCCCTCTCCTGCGACCCCAGTACAAGCGCAGGTGCTGGTAAGCCTATCCCAGACCGCCACGCGTGTCTATGAGAACTAAGAGACGATGACGAGCTGTCCAATCGGGCGTCTGCGCCGGTCGACGTGTGCGTCGACGATCCAGAAGTTAGACTTCCGGCGGACGACCGCGTCGTGGATCTGGCGCTGTCTGGGGAGTTATGACACACAGTTCTTCGACGCGAGAGAGCCTGCCTGCACAACTGCAGCTGGTGCTCCGCATGGCGGGTGCGCGCCCGGGCCCGTGGATCCTAGGTACGGTCGTCGCGTCCCTCGCACTTGCGCTGCTGGACACGTTGGGCGTCGCGGCCATGGTGCCGCTGATGCAGCTGACAACCGGAACTGACACCGACACGGGCGCGCTCGGCGTCGTGTCGCGATTCGCCGGTACCACCGACGTCCAGGTGCTGATCCCGATCGTGGCCAGTATCGTCGCTGCGGCATTCGTGTTCAAGACGCTGGGTGCGCTCTGGTTTCGGTGGTGGTTGCTGGGGCGCACGACACAGATTTCCGCGCGGTCATCAACGGAGCTCATGCGCCGCTACGCGCTTGCACCGTATCCGCAGCACCGTTCACGGGCGCTGAGTGTGTTGTATCGCAACATCAATGAAGCCACTACCCAGGCGGCGAGCGTGCTGCTCGCGGTCGTGACCATGTTTTCAGACTTCGTTGTGCTGATTTCGATCGGCGTGGTGCTCGCCGTCACCTCGTTCGGGGTCACTGTGTTCACGGTCGTCCTCTTCGCCATTCTGCTGGGCGGGGTGCAGCGTCTTCTGCGGCGTCGGCAACGACGAATCGGAGAAGAGATGGCAGATGCGAGCCTGAGTGCGTGGCAATACCTCATGCCGAGCCTTGAGGGCTTTCGCGAGGCACGTCTGACATCCAGTGCCGGACGATTCATCGAGGGGTTCGAGAAGGCGCGCCTGCGAGGTGCCCGGGCAAGTCGTCAAATGGGTGTCGTGTCGGACGCGCCGCGCTATCTGCTCGAGATCGGCTTCGTCATCGCGATCATGGGGATGTCGGTCATCTTGTTCTCGACCGGAACGCGGGCAGAGGCGCTCACCGTCCTCGGCGTGTTTGCTGCTGCCTCTGTTCGTGTGCTCCCTACGCTGAACCGGGTGTCTGCGAACCTGGCCACTACGCGCATCGGACAGGCAGGGCTGCGGATCATCAGCAGGGCCATGAGCGAGCTTGACGCGCATGAGTCGCATGATGAGACCCGCCATAGTGAGTTCGCCTACTCTGGCGATATTGTCATGCGGGACGTCGCATTCAGTTATCTCGACAGCGACGAGCGTGTGCTCGCTGGCGTGTCACTTGTGATCCCTCAGAACACGACCGTTGCCTTCGTGGGATCCAGTGGTGCGGGCAAGAGCACATTGCTGGACATTATGCTCGGACTGCTGCGGCCGACGGAGGGCATCGTGGAATGCGGTGGACGACCCATCGTCGACGACTTGGTCACGTGGTACGCGGGTCTGGGCGTGGTTCCGCAGGACGTCTTCCTGCTCAACTCGACGGTGCGAGCGAACGTCGCGTTTGGGGTTGCGCCCGACCAGATCGATGACGCCCAGGTCCGGCGGGTACTGGCGATGGCTCAACTCGATGATGTCGTCGAGGGGCTTCCAGCGGGGATCGAGACGGTCGTCGGTGAGCGCGGCGTGCGGTTCTCGGGTGGTCAACGCCAGCGCCTTGGTCTGGCCCGCGCGCTCTATCGGAAGCCGCGGGTGCTCGTCCTCGATGAGGCGACGTCAGCCTTGGACAACGTCACCGAGCACGAGATCGCCGAGACTCTCGCGGCCCTCGGCGGGAGTATGACGATCATCATCGTCGCGCATCGACTGTCCACCGTGCGCCATGCGGACAACGTCGTGTTCTTGGAGCGCGGTCAGATTCAGGCCGAGGGGACTTTCGAGCACGTCGAGGCCACGAACTCCGAGTTCGCGCGGCTGGTGGAGCTCGGCCGGCTGTGACGTCAGTCTTGCCTTCGCAGTCGGCGGGCGACGGCGAGCACGGACTGCCAGGGAAAGACACACGCACCCCACCACGCGACACGCGCCGCGTAATCCCACTCGCGTCGCCGTACAGCGGCAACCAGATCACCGAGATTCTCATCCGACCCTGCCTGCCGGAATCGCCGCCACCATTCGGTCAACGCGGCTGTCGTTGCGGTGTCTCCTTCGGCAGCGGCGACGGACCTGAGTCTCCTGATGGAGTGCAGAGCCGAGGCGCGGCCCTCCAGAAGATGGTTCGAAACGTTGCCGGCATGCCGTCGATAACCGACGAGCGGCACGTCGACCGCTACGAAATCGCCACGGATCAGCAGCTTGCGTATGAGGTCGTTGTCTTCGCCCACCTTCATCGTCGGATTGAACCCCCCGACTCTCGAGAACGCGTCGCGGCGAACGAGCAATGTCGTGATGCGTGGCAGCGGAACGGTGCCGTCAAGCATGCGCATGTTCGGGGTCGTTGGGGCGCGCCAACCCGAACCGAACTCCGCGCCCGCGATGTCCATGTACCAGCCACCCGTGTAACTCGCGATGGCCTCGGGACGCGTCGCCAGTGCATCAAGCTGAGCCTCGATTCGCGTGGGATGCCACACGTCGTCATCGTCCAGAAAGGCAAGCCAGTCGCTCGTGGTCGATCGCGCCCCCGCATTCCGGGCACTCGAAACTCCTGAACTCGGATTGCGCAGGTACGCGAGGCCCTGCTCATCGGCAAATCGCCGGACGCTGTCGTCCGGCACGCCATCGTCGACGAGCGTGATCTCAGCGACGGGCGCCGTCTGCCCCTGCACCGATGCGACAGCGGCGGGCAAGAAGGGACCGCCGCGATTCGTGGCGATAACGACGCTCACAGAATGGCCCATCCGCACTCCTTTTCATCTAGACCTAAGCTAGCCGTCGTGACCGATTCCGCACCCCGTGCGTTCGCAGCCCAGGCGTGGCGACATCTGCGCTGGCGCGCGCGGCGAAGCATCACCGTGACGGCAGACCGGATGCGGCGCGGTGATCGCACGATCATCATGACGCCGCCTGCCGGGCTGAGGTTCGGCAACTGGCTGTACCTCTGGCTGGACGCACATCAGAAGTCCACCGCGGGGCGTCCGACGATGGTCCTGGAGGCGCCAGGTATGGCGCCATGGTTCGATCTCCTTCCGGCGCTGC encodes the following:
- a CDS encoding glycosyltransferase family 4 protein gives rise to the protein MTPLSILHAIRSDRFAGVEQLVLRLAVAQAAAGHRVRVVGGASERMADPLRAAGVVYVPASHTRHVVAALRRWAGTADVVNTHMTAADVAAVFAFFGRARPAVASTRHFAQRRGRLRALPLDPVVRRVVDVEIAVSHAVAAAVGVPSTVVHSGIAPVPFADPGSRRRVVLIAQRLQPEKQTLLAVDAFARSGLVSDGWCLEVAGDGADYAAVASGVERLGDAGRMLGFRDDVPELMACAGILLAPTPNEALGLSVIEAMACGLPVVAAGAAGHLDVMAGLDPRALFAPGDAAGAARALRALADDPEGRRRLGTAERERQQRDFSLDQQVAGTDAAYRAAITRHRAGDIHD
- a CDS encoding MauE/DoxX family redox-associated membrane protein codes for the protein MPVALSISLPLVMAVVLIASGVAKLRHPDDLRGWRDLGVPTALQRRWLLQLHPWGEIVLGIALALLGGALGLIAAVIAVVLMGTYTVLIVRTLRRTPDASCACFGEPAPVTGWTVVRNGWLTALATGTALTIWANPLWGGAVIAAGGSWLWLLALAVAAVTVFVVVLRGTEDAAAVAPSAGATASEALGTSDNELDYVRSRTPAVPVTLGDGTTTTLRHLTQERPLLLLAVQAFCASCQHVITHVDDYRALLPEVDVRFLVMEEPNDTILASSNEPQTVHDPNHYVGDSLTDGLRTPTAILFGIDGLLAGGPETGADAIDSFVDDIYESLHGTRPARE
- a CDS encoding glycosyltransferase, yielding MLRISHSATVGAWRGRERALRARGVDLTLLTARRWHAGGVPVTLQTRPGDDAVPVTTWGRHPALFVYAPRPLWQALKREWDVIDIHEEPFALATAEVLLLRALRRNRAPVVLYTAQNIAKRYPIPFRWMERFALRRARGVSACNEQAAQIVVDKGFAGRPRVIPLGIDAHEFAPSTHAVDPAQIVVGFVGRLVPEKGIEVLLRAAAGDARLRLRIAGAGPLAENLPTRAAGLGIADRVQLVGAVAPDRVPEFYRTMDVLAVPSQSTPSWTEQFGRVAIEAMATGVPVVSSDAGALPDVVGGAGIVVPEGDVSALQAALIEAAGARREDLVQAGFARAAECTWDAVADDYLELYRSVTHTASSSPPRLEVVVVAYGAPDMLRRALEPVRALPVTVVDNSSLPAIAALCAELSVRYIDPGRNGGFASGVNVALADRLVPDGDVLLLNPDAVVSVGDIMSLQRGLHAAGDLATVGAVQVDESGRRARVGWPFPSPGNAWLQAVGLGRLQRGARFVIGSVLLVRGTALAQVGDFDERFFLYAEETDWAFRAHRLGWRHAVVPDARAVHAGAGTSTDPRRREVHFHASQERYYRKHFGGVGWTVARMAAWSGAVVRGMLLPGDRGREAWRRAALYARGPVRVEARLKAGPAGRASQGEVG
- a CDS encoding glycosyltransferase family 4 protein — its product is MHIVQICPVIGQGTGIAGVAWNLEREFRQMGHTVDSFTMDSARRRPRRPWPKHPMLRAFALFRQTVWFSTVGTVRARRFLAQRPGAVSICHNNVLAGDVYVDHGIVGMPKRLAGRSLWRMLINPTFPFVYLRESIRYRSCAHHVVVAVSTTEAQILRRTFRRVRPPVEVIANGVDLDRFHPPGLAEREDARRQFHLDDDDRVVLFVGHDFAGKGLDVAIDALRSATTVLLLVAGGNQQSIEAGRRRAEAAGVAPRVLFMGPRSDLPLFFAAADIFVLPSVYEAHGLVILEALASGVPVVATRVGCAPDVVVDGGNGYLVDRDATQLGSRLEQLAAADLSRMRERARASAEAHSWRTSAERYITLFETLQPALRLPAGDPTRSARRTKGRSAR
- a CDS encoding glycosyltransferase family 4 protein, whose amino-acid sequence is MTGRAVRPLRVAHLDHTASAGGAEYALARMFRSGPEWSAVLLLPPTADEDVFTGAVGTVPVRRYGVAQRAGVSSGGTRTLAALGASLLAQAAATRLRGEFRSADVIDANTSRAAAYGALAARTSRVPFVVHLRDIIDTTALGGAGHALMTRLVLPRADGVIANSAYTLAAAMPYLRSDAVTRVIPSASGLHRSPAHRHPASALRIGMLARIDPWKGQDLLIEAFAAAFADGDATLELAGGAPFGHDDYVDELRTHAVRLGVGERVSLPGHVSDVDALLATWDVGVQASRRPEPLGQNVLQYLAAGVPAVVADEGGPREWVHDGVNGLRVQPRDEAALAAALRRLSDDLPLLARLGEGARNTPGLLTDIEVTRAHADVYAEVVRRVGARR
- a CDS encoding glycosyltransferase gives rise to the protein MTDLVVISLEAWDGVWRRNQHLVSRLLDADPHLRVLFVEPVADPLHDVRSGRHPRFGRGVRERADVQPRLWTLQPLKLLPRRVDLWADKRFARTVARAARRIGMARPVLWVNDPGAAETSRVTGWPTLYDITDDWAVADRGARQQQRVVAGERYLLHHATDVVACSAELVARKSPSRPQGSPPIELIPNGVDVAAYRRPSSRPEDLPPGKTAVYVGTLHSDRLDVDLCVKTAQALGAEVSIVLVGPNLLGDAATGRLRDAGVVLLGAKPHEQVPPYLQHADALIVPHLVNEFTDSLDPIKLYEYQAAGRPVVATAVAGFRGADQVAIAAGDEFAWTTLRASSGHAGVPDRLLPEAPDWSLRARAFHTRLVRLWAEAT
- a CDS encoding arsenate reductase/protein-tyrosine-phosphatase family protein, translating into MTDRFRIVTVCEGNVHRSPLAETMLRRWAQWYLPGSVSTHVEVSSAGLQAVVGAPMGSRVQSMARALGADGSAHVSQQLTDAMISTADLVLTASTRQRSSVLQRVPAALKRTYTMREAGAAAELIPAHEPVYSVAGLRDLVAHLSHVRRPAGDIIDPHGRDEDAYLQMAREEIPALTALAAALLGMPPADRDAYDRAANDPGALGEPKRESVAPPSGAGRPR